A DNA window from Coffea arabica cultivar ET-39 chromosome 6c, Coffea Arabica ET-39 HiFi, whole genome shotgun sequence contains the following coding sequences:
- the LOC140008409 gene encoding uncharacterized protein has translation MSGGTPVGGGYMRQRHSQGYASSGDDLEDDACSRPIPSATLVPKTRTWVEVVENFLWIASAVFIIYYGDRHSNFIYLLWHDDRIRRIPLYMGMLGISLNVLFFLYTSMLAWGVRKSSEKWEISSIAALPFITVLGLISFCLFSFALWPIWSFLTLPLVFTLFMAGMVILPYLLLGTFKPQPDVLRTD, from the exons ATGTCTGGTGGAACTCCAGTTGGAGGTGGATACATGAGGCAGAGGCATAGTCAGGGATATGCATCAAGTGGTGATGATCTCGAGGATGACGCATGCTCAAGACCAATTCCTTCAGCTACCTTAGTTCCTAAAACTCGGACATGGGTTGAGGTTGTAGAGAATTTTCTTTGGATTGCATCCGcagtttttatcatttattatgGTGACAGACATTCGAATTTTATATACCTCCTTTGGCATGACGATCGCATTAGAAG GATTCCATTGTACATGGGGATGTTGGGAATCAGTTTGAATGTTCTATTTTTCTTGTATACAAGCATGTTAGCTTGGGGTGTTCGGAAGTCCAGTGAGAAGTGGGAGATTTCAAGTATAGCTGCCTTGCCATTCATTACTGTGCTTGGGCTCATTTCTTTCTGCTT GTTCTCTTTTGCATTGTGGCCAATCTGGAGTTTCTTGACCCTGCCTCTTGTG TTCACTCTATTCATGGCGGGCATGGTTATCCTGCCATATTTGCTTCTTGGGACTTTCAAGCCGCAGCCTGATGTGCTTCGCACAGATTAA
- the LOC140008410 gene encoding ras-related protein RABB1c-like — protein MSYDYLFKYIVIGDAGVGKSCLLKQFTSKRFEQGHDPTMGAEFGTRIIRADKKKTKLHVWGTAGQEKFRSITQSFYRGAAGAVLVYDVTSRESFAHLASWLKDLKELANKNMTIMLIGNKSDLDGSRAVSTEEGSEFAQKHGLIFIECSARTAQNVEEAFVSTAIAIHKTVQGGDSEGLEDRGIRVRHRSISGLGDWAASQRGSCCN, from the coding sequence ATGTCGTACGATTATCTCTTCAAATACATTGTAATAGGAGATGCCGGAGTTGGTAAATCGTGCCTTCTTAAGCAGTTCACCAGCAAACGATTTGAACAGGGGCACGATCCGACCATGGGTGCTGAGTTTGGAACTAGAATCATCAGAGCGgacaagaagaaaacaaaacttcACGTGTGGGGCACGGCAGGCCAGGAGAAGTTCAGGTCAATAACGCAGAGTTTCTACAGAGGTGCTGCTGGGGCAGTCCTAGTTTATGATGTCACGAGCAGGGAAAGTTTTGCTCATCTTGCTTCTTGGTTGAAGGACCTCAAGGAACTTGCTAACAAAAACATGACCATAATGCTGATAGGCAACAAGTCTGACTTGGATGGCAGTAGGGCCGTCAGCACCGAAGAAGGCTCAGAATTTGCCCAGAAGCATGGTTTAATATTCATCGAGTGCTCAGCAAGGACTGCTCAAAATGTTGAAGAAGCGTTCGTAAGCACAGCCATAGCGATACATAAGACCGTCCAAGGTGGAGATTCTGAGGGGTTAGAAGATCGAGGCATAAGAGTTCGACATAGAAGCATATCAGGACTAGGAGACTGGGCGGCTTCTCAAAGAGGATCTTgttgtaattaa
- the LOC140008411 gene encoding F-box/kelch-repeat protein At1g55270-like: MDRMLQPPLVDTTACLCRVDAGLKTVAGAKKYVPGTKLCLQPDIKPSIHPTRQKPPRDKNRSQSPLLPGLPDDLAIACLIRVPRIEHRKLRLVCKRWYRLLAGNFFYSLRKNLGIAEEWIYIMKRDRDGKISWHAFDPMYQLWQPLPPVPKEYSEALGFGCAVLSGCHLYLFGGKDPVKGSMRRVIFYSARTNKWHRAPDMLQRRHFFGSCVINNCLYVAGGENDGIHRSLRSAEVYDPNKNRWSIICEMSTAMVPFIGVVYEGKWFLKGLGSHRQVLSELYQPETDRWYPVYDGMVAGWRNPSTSMNGHLYALECKDGCKLRVYDEATDSWSKHIDSKMHLGNSKALEAAALLPLNGKLCIIRNNMSISVVDVSKSDDSRSGAPAEHLWETISGKGQLKTLVTNFLSGLAGRNRVKHHIVHCQVLQA, translated from the exons ATGGATAGGATGCTTCAGCCTCCCCTG GTTGATACAACAGCGTGTCTTTGTCGAGTTGATGCGGGCCTCAAAACTGTTGCAGGAGCTAAAAAGTATGTTCCTGGAACAAAGCTCTGTCTTCAACCTGACATCAAACCTTCCATTCACCCTACTAGACAGAAACCACCACGAGACAAAAATCGTAGCCAATCCCCGTTATTGCCAGGACTTCCAGATGATCTTGCCATTGCATGCTTAATTCGGGTCCCAAGAATTGAACATCGCAAACTCCGATTAGTCTGCAAGAGATGGTATCGTCTTCTGGCTGGTAACTTCTTCTATTCTCTTCGGAAAAATCTAGGGATTGCAGAAGAATGGATATACATTATGAAGAGAGATCGAGATGGTAAAATATCATGGCATGCTTTTGATCCTATGTATCAGCTGTGGCAACCTCTTCCACCTGTTCCTAAAGAATATTCAGAAGCCCTTGGGTTTGGATGTGCTGTACTCAGTGGCTGTCACCTGTACCTATTTGGTGGTAAAGACCCGGTGAAGGGATCAATGAGAAGAGTCATCTTTTATAGTGCAAGAACAAATAAATGGCACCGGGCACCAGATATGCTTCAAAGGCGGCATTTCTTTGGCTCTTGTGTTATAAATAACTGTTTATATGTAGCTGGTGGAGAAAATGACGGGATTCATCGGTCACTTAGATCAGCTGAAGTTTATGATCCCAACAAGAACAGATGGTCCATTATTTGTGAGATGAGTACAGCAATGGTGCCCTtcattggtgttgtttatgagGGCAAGTGGTTCTTGAAGGGGCTAGGATCTCATCGACAGGTTCTTAGTGAGCTCTACCAACCCGAAACTGACAGGTGGTACCCTGTGTATGATGGAATGGTAGCAGGCTGGAGGAACCCTAGCACTTCAATGAATGGGCATCTGTATGCATTGGAGTGTAAGGATGGCTGCAAACTTAGGGTATATGATGAAGCAACTGATTCTTGGAGCAAGCACATAGATAGTAAGATGCATTTGGGTAATTCCAAAGCTTTGGAGGCAGCTGCACTCCTCCCTCTGAATGGAAAGTTGTGCATCATCCGGAACAACATGAGTATTTCTGTGGTTGATGTTTCCAAATCTGATGACAGTAGGAGTGGAGCCCCAGCGGAACATTTATGGGAAACTATTTCGGGAAAAGGGCAGTTGAAGACTTTGGTTACAAATTTCTTGTCAGGCCTTGCAGGTAGGAATCGTGTTAAACATCATATAGTTCATTGCCAGGTTCTTCAGGCTTGA